From Oreochromis aureus strain Israel breed Guangdong linkage group 4, ZZ_aureus, whole genome shotgun sequence, a single genomic window includes:
- the rpl27 gene encoding 60S ribosomal protein L27 yields MGKFMKPGKVVMVLAGRYAGRKAVIVKNIDDGTADRPYSHALVAGIDRYPRKVTTSMGKKKIAKRSKIKAFVKVFNYNHLMPTRYSVDIPLDKTVVNKDVFRDPALKRKARREAKVKFEERYKTGKNKWFFQKLRF; encoded by the exons atgggcaagtTCATGAAGCCTGGGAAGGTGGTGATGGTCCTAGCTGGACGCTACGCCGGGCGCAAAGCTGTCATCGTCAAG AACATTGACGATGGCACCGCTGACCGTCCCTACAGCCACGCTCTGGTCGCCGGCATCGACCGCTATCCCCGTAAGGTGACCACATCCATGGGCAAGAAGAAGATCGCCAAGAGGTCCAAGATCAAGGCCTTCGTTAAGGTGTTCAACTACAACCACCTCATGCCCACCAG ATACTCTGTGGATATTCCTCTGGACAAAACTGTTGTGAACAAGGACGTCTTCAGGGATCCAGCTCTCAAACGCAAAGCCAGGCGGGAGGCCAAGGTCAAGTTTGAGGAGAG GTACAAGACGGGCAAGAACAAGTGGTTCTTCCAGAAGCTCAGATTCTAA
- the rundc1 gene encoding RUN domain-containing protein 1, producing the protein MSTDELSASDSEAVLAGAGERWAPVGAVASPEDESGSCGSGAQSRQRCSTSASEEEMTSRLRRLEEEQDLLNSSLLALTSHFAQVQFRLKQIVHAQSEEKERMLADLEEFAFRGCPHVVGCRAQDTKQLENSSEREKRERLEAQREKQKDLIFQLKTQLDDLERFAYQEGSYDLLPQSVVMERQKVIIDELIKKLDVNLNEDIGNLSPEELRQRVDAAIAQIVNPARVKEQLVEQLKTQIRDLEMFINFIQDEVGNPLLSDGRSQQPRAAGTNTRSPGAKKKVDPEQAQKMRETGLQLIQKALAVLQIFAASQFGCATGHVPQSMWPQDLCVQDYGPLLQRLEAAVEKVRVLGSRRHPSVEHVVNYTSSSTLGARDELTTSVRKELAIALKDLLAHGLFSPSQTMSVVLAPISCLLPYRPVPQTMHPWELFVKYYHSKNGKAFVESPARQLSQSFGLHVGAGPVTVTPKQSLLWAIHTVLKEHGRYKRGPDSEFKALVCMALNEQRLVSWLNLLCKSGTLIHPHYHSWSYMAQTGFEGALRILGRISHLRFNLPVDLAVRQLKNIKDAF; encoded by the exons ATGTCCACAGACGAGCTGTCAGCCTCGGATAGTGAGGCTGTGCTAGCCGGAGCAGGGGAGCGGTGGGCTCCGGTGGGCGCTGTGGCCAGCCCCGAGGATGAGAGCGGGAGCTGCGGCAGCGGCGCTCAGTCGAGGCAGAGATGCTCGACGTCGGCCAGCGAGGAGGAAATGACCTCCCGGCTGAGGAGGCTCGAGGAGGAGCAGGACTTACTAAACTCCTCTCTCCTCGCACTCACCTCTCACTTCGCTCAGGTCCAGTTCAGACTGAAGCAGATCGTTCACGCACAGAGCGAGGAGAAGGAGAGGATGCTGGCAGACCTGGAGGAGTTCGCCTTCAGGGGATGCCCGCATGTGGTGGGCTGCAGGGCTCAGGACACCAAGCAGCTGGAGAACTCG AGTGAGAGGGAGAAAAGGGAACGTCTGGAAGCGCAGAGGGAAAAACAGAAGGATCTCATTTTCCAGCTGAAGACGCAGCTGGATGATCTTGAGCGCTTCGCCTACCAGGAGGGAAGCTACGACTTGCTCCCGCAGTCCGTCGTCATGGAGAGACAGAAG GTCATCATTGACGAGTTGATCAAAAAGTTGGATGTAAACCTGAACGAGGACATCGGGAACTTGTCACCTGAGGAGCTGAGGCAGAGGGTGGACGCTGCCATTGCTCAGATAGTGAACCCAGCCAGAGTAAAAGAGCAGCTGGTGGAGCAGCTCAAAACACAGATCAGGGATCTGGAGATGTTCATCAACTTCATCCAGG ATGAGGTGGGGAACCCTCTTTTGTCAGATGGACGCAGCCAGCAGCCACGCGCAGCAGGGACCAACACCAGATCTCCGGGAGCAAAGAAGAAAG TGGACCCAGAGCAGGCCCAGAAGATGCGAGAGACCGGCCTGCAGTTGATCCAGAAGGCCCTGGCCGTGCTGCAAATCTTTGCTGCCAGCCAATTTGGCTGCGCAACTGGACACGTCCCCCAGAGCATGTGGCCTCAGGATCTGTGCGTGCAGGACTACGGACCCCTGCTGCAGCGTCTGGAGGCAGCTGTGGAGAAGGTGCGAGTTCTGGGATCGCGTAGGCACCCATCTGTCGAACACGTTGTCAATTACACCAGCAGCTCCACACTGGGGGCCCGAGACGAGCTGACAACGTCTGTGAGGAAGGAGCTGGCCATTGCTCTGAAAGACTTGTTGGCTCACGGCCTCTTTTCACCCTCTCAGACCATGAGCGTAGTGCTGGCACCCATCTCCTGCCTTCTGCCTTACAGACCGGTCCCACAAACCATGCACCCATGGGAACTCTTTGTAAAGTACTACCACTCCAAAAACGGGAAGGCCTTCGTAGAGTCACCAGCCCGCCAGCTCTCTCAATCCTTCGGCCTGCACGTTGGGGCCGGCCCAGTAACCGTCACGCCTAAGCAGTCTCTGCTGTGGGCCATTCACACTGTGCTGAAGGAGCATGGACGTTACAAGCGAGGACCGGACTCGGAGTTCAAAGCTCTGGTGTGCATGGCTCTGAACGAGCAGCGGCTCGTATCGTGGCTCAACCTGCTGTGCAAGTCGGGCACTCTGATACACCCGCACTATCACTCCTGGAGTTACATGGCGCAGACCGGCTTCGAAGGAGCCCTGCGCATCCTGGGTCGCATCAGCCACCTCAGGTTTAACCTCCCTGTGGATCTGGCTGTTCGGCAGCTCAAGAACATTAAAGATGCTTTCTGA